One window from the genome of Lepisosteus oculatus isolate fLepOcu1 chromosome 25, fLepOcu1.hap2, whole genome shotgun sequence encodes:
- the mfap2 gene encoding microfibrillar-associated protein 2, with protein MRASCLLLISLPALLLAQQYEVTEDLYPNQPQYPVEDYDVDYQEAFQQQVLLGPDSQQLLPVTTGELSETEPTEPGPLDCREEQYPCTRLYSVHKPCRQCLKSLCFYSLRRVYVVNKEVCVRTVCAHDELLRADLCRDHFTKCGVMALNGQCSSLGETCAKSCGAC; from the exons ATGAGGGCCAGCTGCCTGCTCCTGATTTCCCTGCCTG CCCTCCTCCTTGCCCAGCAGTATGAAGTGACAGAGGATCTCTACCCCAACCAGCCTCAGTACCCTGTGG AGGATTACGATGTGGACTACCAAG AagctttccagcagcaggttcTGTTGGGTCCAGACAGTCAGCAGCTGTTGCCAGTGACCACCG GAGAGCTGTCGGAAACGGAGCCCACAGAGCCTGGACCGCTTG ATTGCCGTGAGGAGCAGTACCCCTGCACCAGGCTGTACTCGGTACACAAGCCCTGCAGACAGTGCCTGAAGAGCCTCTGCTTCTACAG CCTGCGGCGAGTGTACGTGGTGAACAAGGAGGTGTGTGTCCGCACCGTGTGCGCCCATGACGAGCTGCTTCGAG cTGACCTGTGCCGTGACCATTTCACTAAGTGTGGGGTGATGGCTCTCAACGGGCAGTGTAGCTCTCTGGGGGAGACTTGTGCGAAGAGCTGTGGGGCTTGTTAA